The genomic DNA AACGACTGTTTGATTTAGATGCCGCATCTGTGGATCTGTTACATCCTACACACGGACTAAATGACATCCACAGCGTAGCGGGCGCACTCAAACTGTATTTCCGCGAGTTGCCAGACCCACTTCTCACCGGACAGTTCCACGACGAGtttgtcgctgctgccaaactCCCAGCTGGCGACGAACGCCGCGATGGCGTGCACCGCATTGTAAACGAGCTTCCCGACCCCAACTACACGACGCTGCGACATCTGATATTCCATCTGTACCGGGTCCAAACACGGGAAGCCAGCAACCGCATGTCCATCAGCAACCTGGCTATCGTCTGGGGCCCAACTCTAATGTCCTCGAGCCTTAACAACCCCGAAGACATGGCCCTCGAGGCCAGCGTTATCGAGACCATTCTCGTCAACGCATACACCATCTTTGACGCTGACTAAGCTCTAATATACTGTATTAATAGTCCAGCTCGTGGTcggggtgctgcctccggcggctggggcgcgGCCCCggaccccgtggctcctctcgctctgctcgagtcgttttcgtcgacggtcccagccatctcctgcgaagcaggagccacggggtctggggcggagccccagccgccggaggcatggccCCCCAAGCTctagaaataaataaattggGTCATACGTAGATGTAGGTGTCAGTGTTGTCGACACGCTCGAGGTACTCGCGCTCGAGCAGTTTCTCGATGTTCTTTTTGATATCTTGGACATTGGGGAGCCCACGTTCTTTGATCTGGTCGATGGTTTGTTGCACGAGCTCGACGTGCTTGAGTTTCTTGCGGGCTTTCATGAGTCGGATGATGGCGGCTTGGATCTCCATTTGTCGGTCTCGGTTGACGTCCTCGTGGATCTTTTTGGCTTCTTTAGGGCCGGCTTCGGCAGCTGCAATCTGACTGACCTTGATCTTGTATACAGGACTGGAGAACTCGAGGTTCACTTTGAACGTGTCGTTTTCATCTACTTCTCGTGTTGCAGGGTCTTTGACTAGAATCCTCACTTTACCACATGCTAAACTTTGTAGTGTTCTCCTCAAAGTCGAGTCATCCAACTGTGTAGATTGTTTCATTTGTGAATACGAAACTTGCTCGTCGGTGGTCACTCCGTCTTTAAATGTGTTGAATTGTAGCAGGACAACCGCTTGAATGAGGTTAAGAACAAGTTCTTTCGTTCCCCGTGGGAAGTTGGCCTTGACAATACAGTTTCCAAGACCATGCTGCCAGCTTAACTTACGGCGGGCTTTGCCGGCAagataatatttttcaaactcTTTCTCATACTCAACCAAAGCCGGTGGTAGAACAATTTTAGTCTCTGGCAATGTTGGCCAGTGGCCCTGAGTCAGAATATTAGCATTGAAAGCAATAGACTTGACTTTGGATGACTTAGCTTGTTCCCGGAATTCTGTGGCATAAGTTTTAGACAGCTCCATATCTTTTATCATAGTTTCAAGCCGAGACGTAAACGACGGACCACATTCCACCTTTAATTTCGAAATCATCGACTTCTCGAAATCTAGACCACCAGACTTTGACTGCAGTAGTCGTTTGGCAAAGTCCTTTTTGTAGAACGCTTCAAACACATCCTTTCCTTGAACACATCTAAAAATGAGAATCAGCTCATCGAACTTTTCATCCAGTTCTTTCTCGGAACATGCTTTAATGCCGGATCTCAACAGCTCATCGGCATACTTGGCAAGCTTTTCAGCCACCATTCCAGACCGATCTTTATTAAGGAACTCCGCAAATGCCCGTCTAAAAGCATCTTCATAATTCGAATCCACCAATTCATAGGGCTCGGGAAATTTCGTACCACGCCTCACAATTTCTAGACATCTATGGTATAACTCAAGTAGACTGAGAATTAGATTGGACCCACCTTTCTTAGTTGACTTGGCCGAGTTGTTTTCGAGAACGCTTGTGCCTTCATTTATGACATAACCTCTGAAAGCAGCCAGCAGCTCTGTATCGAGGTCCAGCTCTCGTGAAAACGTATACAGACTCTGAAATCTCTCATAATCAGTCTTGTCTAATAACACCTTCAAATTTGCAAATACATCTTTGTACCGTGATTTTAACAGCAGGGCTTTCATGTTATCGACCATAGTGCTAATAAACTTAGTAGAAAAGTTGAGCGACTCGCCTAGTCTCTGCTCAATTGTTATCTGATTAAGCAGCATGTCTACAAACGACTCGATCCCGATTgttttgatatcaatgtCTTTATTAGTCAATTCTTTTGCCGAAGAAAGAATCTCGTTTTCGAGAAGTGAACGGTCATCTTTGAACGAAGCCAACATTCTACTGAtattctcaacaacagaaagTTCAGACTGCAACGAAACTCGATACGAGTTTACAATTTGAGAAATACTGGTTAAAATAATAGTGTTGAACACATCATCCTGCAATATGAGCTTGGAGAACCAGTCGACTCCTGTATCCCAAAttggcttcttcttgttttgcGGTGGTAGCAAATATGCTCTATCCAGatagaaaaatatatttcgaACCAGAATTATTTTCTGTGACCATGACTTCCAAAGTCTATCTAGAGCCCTTAAAAATGGATACAAATGCGACACAGCTTGAGCATCTGGAGTATTGGTATCAAGTAGAGAATGTGCAGATGagtttgaagaagcagaagctgATGACAATTCAGAGTCTAAACCGAACATTGGCCGGACTAGAGGATGTGCGGTCAAGCTTTCCAGGTGCGGTTGCAACACGTCAGGAAGCTTTTTTGCATACTTTTCAATCGTGTTCAAACACAAATCAGCGAGAATAGCCGCTTTATTGTATCGATACAAGTTTTCAACACCACGATATAGTTCCTCCTGAGAGATCCCTCTAGAGTCAGGTATCAACTCGGACTTGTCAATTCCCGCTACACCAACCAGTCCGGGGCTTAAAATATCCTCTAGAGCCGTTTTAAGCTTTTCCATAGTTTCTTCATAGTACTTTGTTGCAGCATCAGAAGACATTTTTCTAGCCCTTCCACTGCCTGATATAGGTTCTTTTCCCTTACCATTATCATTGCCAGTGGAAGAATCATCACTAGTGGTACTAGAGCTTTTAATAACTAGACGACGAGTGGTTTGGGGCTTAGCACGGCCATAAAGCAACCGATTACCAACAATAGCATTCTGAAGCTTTCGAGAGTTGTTGATGCTTGATTGGTTGCTAATCGGTAAGTCCGGACCAGGGAATGATGACTGCATTTCGAACAATGGAGAACTTGATCCAGAACCCGATCCAGGAAGTGAAGTAGATGATGTCGGTAAATCTGTAGACGTCCTTATGTTTGCAGCTTTAGCATAGACCTTTCCAGAAGACGATGTCTTTTTTAAAGAATTAGGTGACGACGACGGCGACCACAGAGATGAGGCCTTCCTTTTCGGCATCAAAAGGGGTGTAATAAGAATATACTAATAAGCAATGCCAGGCCAACACTACTCAGTAATATAGATACACCACTCAGAAACGCCAATTTCGATCTAAACACAGGTTAAATTATGAGTTTTTCAGGTTATGTAAACGATGATTCGTATACAATGTAAAGAACTTGAATAAATTAGGTTCCAATATCCCAATTCCTATTCATGGACTCCTTATTTAATCCTTATTAAACCAGTCAGGTAATCAGGATGGAAGTTCCGCCCCAGATAAACAGATAACGGCTGCAGTAGCCGCTTCAGCGGCCGTTATCCGCACGGCTGtgattataaatataaatcgAGATGTGTGAAATATGATTTCATTCCAGAACCATAACATCAGAAAAGTGCCAATAGGATATTAAACCGGCAAAAATTAGACAATGGCATCGCGATTAGCGTCAATCTACGGCACAGAACAGGACAAAGTCAACTGGTAAGTAACGAGACTCAACTCAGGGTTCTCTTTTGTCTCCTTTTCATGGGTCTACAGGAGGTTTGGTCTCAAGCCTGATTCTCATGTTCTCAGGATGACATAAGGATTtcgcaccgactcgagcgaagcgagaggagcagtggggtctggggcgcagccccagccgccggaggcagtcctCGGACCGTAGTTCCTGACGGGATGAGTGTTCAGGTACTCAGGAAGGACCCAAGAACAGCCAAGGAAAGATGCTATTGAAGTAGGGAATCGAATACTAACAGAAATACAGCTCGTTCTACTATAAAATAGGAGCATGTCGACACGGTGACAAGTGCTCGAGGAAGCATATAAAGCCAGTGTACAGTCAGACAGTCATGTGTCCCAACCTGTATCCAAATCCAGATCTACTGAGCAGGGTGCCATTATCAGAAAACGAGAAACAAGAGCGGTTTGATGCGTTCTACGAGGATTTCTTCTGTGAAGCATCACTAATAGGAAAATTAGAAGAGGTCGTGGTATGTGAGAATAACAACGAGCATCTCATGGGCAACGTATATGCACGATTTTCAtacgaagaagatgcaCAAAAAGCGCGAGATATCTTTAATAGTCGATGGTACGGGGGTCGACCAGTTTATTGTGAACTGAGCCCTGTCACAGATTTCCAAGAAGCCTGCTGTCGTCAGTACGACGTAGGCCAGTGCTCGCGTGGAGGACACTGTAATTTCATCCATGCCCGCCGACCAACGCGGTCTCTGCTTAAAGAGCTGAAAGACTCGCAAAGAAAGTACCGACTTCTGAAGGGTCTAGACGACTCGGACGACGAATCGCCCTCGCCAGACAGACGGAGGCGCCGCTACTAGCGACCGACAATGTTTATATATGtaaactatttatttattaaactGTAATATATTACATTAACGTCTTATCTCACTCACTCACACCACCGCCACGCATCCTGCtactcctctcgcttccCACTGCTCCAGGCACTATTTTGGGGCCAACTTTCCTGGAATTCCTAGTTCAGGTTCAGCACTCAGTCCGCCAACCATGCCCTCTCAGCGGTCAGTCAAAACCTGTCCCCTCCGATCACTTCTGGGAACCATATTCTTCGCGAGCCTGACTGGCCCGGGTAGATCGCCCACTGGTACCTGCATGCTGCATATGCACAATCAACCTCTAACGCCAGATCTAACGGTCTCTACCTGGACCACTGACAACCACCTCACCTCCAAGACTGGGGTTgagcctgcctcc from Sugiyamaella lignohabitans strain CBS 10342 chromosome D, complete sequence includes the following:
- the CUL3 gene encoding cullin CUL3 (Ubiquitin-protein ligase; forms a complex with Elc1p that polyubiquitylates monoubiquitylated RNA polymerase II to trigger its proteolysis; cullin family member with similarity to Cdc53p and human CUL3; GO_component: GO:0031463 - Cul3-RING ubiquitin ligase complex [Evidence IDA] [PMID 16675952]; GO_component: GO:0031463 - Cul3-RING ubiquitin ligase complex [Evidence IMP] [PMID 17296727]; GO_component: GO:0031461 - cullin-RING ubiquitin ligase complex [Evidence IEA]; GO_component: GO:0005737 - cytoplasm [Evidence IDA] [PMID 14562095]; GO_component: GO:0005634 - nucleus [Evidence IDA] [PMID 14562095]; GO_function: GO:0031625 - ubiquitin protein ligase binding [Evidence IEA]; GO_function: GO:0004842 - ubiquitin-protein transferase activity [Evidence IDA] [PMID 12676951]; GO_function: GO:0004842 - ubiquitin-protein transferase activity [Evidence IDA] [PMID 16675952]; GO_process: GO:0016567 - protein ubiquitination [Evidence IEA]; GO_process: GO:0042787 - protein ubiquitination involved in ubiquitin-dependent protein catabolic process [Evidence IMP] [PMID 17296727]; GO_process: GO:0006511 - ubiquitin-dependent protein catabolic process [Evidence IEA]; GO_process: GO:0006511 - ubiquitin-dependent protein catabolic process [Evidence IC] [PMID 12676951]; GO_process: GO:0006511 - ubiquitin-dependent protein catabolic process [Evidence ISS] [PMID 9531531]), whose product is MPKRKASSLWSPSSSPNSLKKTSSSGKVYAKAANIRTSTDLPTSSTSLPGSGSGSSSPLFEMQSSFPGPDLPISNQSSINNSRKLQNAIVGNRLLYGRAKPQTTRRLVIKSSSTTSDDSSTGNDNGKGKEPISGSGRARKMSSDAATKYYEETMEKLKTALEDILSPGLVGVAGIDKSELIPDSRGISQEELYRGVENLYRYNKAAILADLCLNTIEKYAKKLPDVLQPHLESLTAHPLVRPMFGLDSELSSASASSNSSAHSLLDTNTPDAQAVSHLYPFLRALDRLWKSWSQKIILVRNIFFYLDRAYLLPPQNKKKPIWDTGVDWFSKLILQDDVFNTIILTSISQIVNSYRVSLQSELSVVENISRMLASFKDDRSLLENEILSSAKELTNKDIDIKTIGIESFVDMLLNQITIEQRLGESLNFSTKFISTMVDNMKALLLKSRYKDVFANLKVLLDKTDYERFQSLYTFSRELDLDTELLAAFRGYVINEGTSVLENNSAKSTKKGGSNLILSLLELYHRCLEIVRRGTKFPEPYELVDSNYEDAFRRAFAEFLNKDRSGMVAEKLAKYADELLRSGIKACSEKELDEKFDELILIFRCVQGKDVFEAFYKKDFAKRLLQSKSGGLDFEKSMISKLKVECGPSFTSRLETMIKDMELSKTYATEFREQAKSSKVKSIAFNANILTQGHWPTLPETKIVLPPALVEYEKEFEKYYLAGKARRKLSWQHGLGNCIVKANFPRGTKELVLNLIQAVVLLQFNTFKDGVTTDEQVSYSQMKQSTQLDDSTLRRTLQSLACGKVRILVKDPATREVDENDTFKVNLEFSSPVYKIKVSQIAAAEAGPKEAKKIHEDVNRDRQMEIQAAIIRLMKARKKLKHVELVQQTIDQIKERGLPNVQDIKKNIEKLLEREYLERVDNTDTYIYV